A window of Paenibacillus sp. 19GGS1-52 contains these coding sequences:
- a CDS encoding TetR/AcrR family transcriptional regulator, producing MKGDNSFTKQDIILKAASSIVQRNGVAQLTLEAVAKEAGISKGGLLYHFPSKEALIKGMVDKLNESYGAEIQRKAEEDQQSRGAWSRAYVEATFNELDCGVAMSSALFAAAFANPKLLEGMQAQYKIWQNHIENDGTDSVHTTIARLAADGLWFAEMFGLAPLEQELRNKVYNELISWTKEERN from the coding sequence ATGAAGGGTGACAACAGTTTTACTAAACAGGATATAATCCTTAAGGCAGCTTCCAGTATTGTACAAAGGAATGGCGTAGCTCAGCTGACTCTGGAAGCCGTAGCGAAGGAAGCCGGAATTAGCAAAGGAGGACTGCTGTACCATTTTCCGAGTAAAGAAGCTTTAATAAAAGGCATGGTAGATAAGCTGAATGAGAGTTATGGAGCAGAAATTCAGCGCAAGGCGGAGGAGGATCAGCAGAGTCGAGGCGCTTGGAGCAGGGCCTATGTGGAAGCTACTTTTAACGAGCTGGATTGTGGAGTGGCCATGAGTTCTGCTTTATTCGCTGCCGCTTTTGCCAATCCGAAGCTGCTCGAAGGCATGCAGGCGCAGTATAAGATCTGGCAGAATCATATCGAAAATGACGGTACGGACAGTGTACACACCACGATTGCCAGACTAGCCGCAGATGGTTTGTGGTTTGCTGAGATGTTCGGATTGGCACCTCTGGAACAAGAGCTGAGGAACAAAGTCTATAACGAATTGATTTCTTGGACGAAGGAGGAACGGAACTAA
- a CDS encoding multidrug efflux SMR transporter: MAYLYLMLSIAGELFGTSMLKASQGFTRPLPAVGVIVGFLFSFFFLSITLKSIPLNTAYAIWSGIGSVATVIISVLIWKEKISLGSLIGIALIVIGVVVLNFFGPGHSDSPEAAKTEQLSQ; this comes from the coding sequence ATGGCATATCTATACTTAATGCTCTCCATTGCAGGTGAACTATTTGGCACCTCCATGCTCAAAGCTTCGCAAGGCTTCACACGGCCTCTTCCGGCTGTAGGGGTTATTGTTGGCTTTCTGTTTTCATTTTTCTTTCTATCCATTACTTTGAAATCAATCCCCCTAAATACAGCCTATGCTATCTGGTCCGGAATAGGGTCAGTCGCCACGGTCATTATATCGGTACTGATCTGGAAAGAAAAAATCTCCCTTGGCAGCTTAATCGGTATAGCTTTAATTGTTATTGGTGTAGTCGTATTAAATTTCTTTGGTCCCGGACATAGCGACTCGCCAGAGGCAGCCAAGACAGAACAACTCTCCCAGTGA
- a CDS encoding DUF1657 domain-containing protein, whose amino-acid sequence MTVSSQVKTCVSSLKSAQASLEQFAMETQNQDAKNLFTNAAQQTQQIVQQVESRVTELENEEPQYKGF is encoded by the coding sequence ATGACCGTATCTTCACAAGTGAAGACCTGCGTCTCTTCATTAAAAAGCGCACAAGCCAGTCTTGAGCAATTTGCCATGGAAACTCAGAATCAAGATGCCAAAAACCTGTTCACCAATGCTGCTCAGCAAACGCAGCAAATTGTTCAACAGGTAGAGAGCCGGGTAACTGAATTGGAGAATGAAGAACCCCAATATAAAGGGTTCTAA
- a CDS encoding Gfo/Idh/MocA family oxidoreductase yields the protein MTAQYRVAIAGCGGMANEWVDYALKRQDIEIVALVDIRLESAAVMAEKHGLSCLKFTDLKQAIQETAANLVFDVTIPGSHFTIATTALELGCDVFGEKPLAETMEQCNQIVALAERTGNTHAVMQNRRYDPRIRSLRNLITTDTIGRTGYIGANFFLAPHFGGFREAMNSPLLLDMAIHTFDQARFISGANPVTVYCQEFNPPGSWYEGNAAAICIFEMSDGSVFCYQGSWCAEGAPTSWEASWRITGEKGTAIWDGLGMPYAEVVAAGDQAGKFIRDYERIEGQTVEMNSTFHHGCLDEMFLSLAEQRPAETDCRDNRYSMAMVLGALESAKQGRKIELADFMNNSGS from the coding sequence ATGACAGCACAATACCGTGTAGCTATTGCTGGTTGTGGCGGAATGGCGAATGAATGGGTTGATTACGCGCTGAAGCGCCAGGATATTGAAATCGTAGCACTGGTCGATATTAGGCTGGAGTCAGCAGCGGTTATGGCCGAGAAGCATGGGCTTTCCTGTTTGAAATTTACGGATCTCAAGCAGGCAATTCAGGAAACCGCTGCCAATCTCGTATTTGATGTGACCATTCCCGGAAGCCATTTCACAATTGCCACGACTGCCTTAGAGCTAGGCTGTGATGTGTTTGGGGAGAAACCGCTAGCGGAAACGATGGAACAGTGCAATCAGATCGTAGCGTTGGCAGAGCGTACCGGGAATACGCATGCGGTCATGCAAAACCGTCGATATGATCCAAGAATCCGTTCCCTGCGAAATCTCATCACGACGGACACGATCGGCAGAACGGGATATATCGGGGCTAACTTTTTTCTGGCTCCGCATTTCGGAGGCTTCCGTGAGGCTATGAACAGTCCTTTACTGCTGGATATGGCTATCCATACCTTTGATCAAGCTCGCTTCATTAGCGGAGCTAATCCTGTAACCGTTTACTGTCAGGAATTTAATCCTCCAGGCTCATGGTATGAGGGGAATGCGGCTGCGATCTGTATTTTTGAAATGTCAGACGGCTCTGTATTCTGCTATCAAGGCTCTTGGTGTGCTGAAGGCGCACCTACTTCATGGGAAGCTTCCTGGCGGATTACCGGAGAGAAGGGTACGGCCATTTGGGATGGCTTGGGTATGCCTTATGCCGAGGTGGTTGCTGCTGGAGATCAAGCTGGCAAGTTCATACGCGATTATGAACGGATCGAGGGTCAGACCGTTGAGATGAACAGTACGTTCCATCACGGATGTCTGGATGAGATGTTCCTGTCACTGGCTGAGCAACGTCCGGCAGAAACGGATTGCCGCGATAACCGCTATAGTATGGCTATGGTACTCGGGGCCTTGGAAAGCGCTAAGCAAGGCAGGAAGATTGAACTTGCCGATTTTATGAATAACTCGGGAAGTTGA
- a CDS encoding alpha/beta-type small acid-soluble spore protein → MARRHRKYAVPGVEQEMQTFKANVMKREGYAVDQNRPNDVKYEVAKELGIPLQVEGNGALTTESVGQVGGRIGGSMVREMVRLAQEQLAKGNQLK, encoded by the coding sequence ATGGCAAGAAGACATAGGAAATATGCGGTGCCAGGGGTGGAACAGGAAATGCAGACTTTCAAAGCAAATGTAATGAAGCGTGAAGGATATGCTGTTGATCAGAATCGACCGAACGATGTGAAATATGAAGTGGCTAAGGAACTAGGTATACCTCTGCAGGTAGAGGGCAATGGTGCTCTGACTACGGAATCTGTGGGCCAAGTTGGTGGCAGAATCGGTGGCTCCATGGTCCGGGAAATGGTCCGTCTTGCCCAAGAGCAATTAGCGAAGGGAAACCAACTTAAATGA
- a CDS encoding sugar phosphate isomerase/epimerase encodes MKDTLRIGTLVGGGDAVRVIPQIIGHGFESFSLTFWQTTGKTDLVETAKRVSELAAEHDFIISSVGIFGNPLTNTGDNSDTLASWEQLIDHAHLFGTDMVSGFTGRIPGVSIDESIPKFTEVFGELTKRAADRGLRIAFENCSMDGNWQTGDWNIAHNPMAWEKMFNAVPAENLGLEWEPCHQMVALIDPIPQLRKWMDKVFHVHGKDATIAWDIIKEYGIHGPKPYVWHRTPGFGDTNWSDVITILRQAGYKGTIDIEGWHDPVYRDELEMTGQVHALNYLKQCRGGSFVPNPA; translated from the coding sequence ATGAAGGATACATTGCGCATAGGTACATTAGTAGGGGGCGGGGATGCAGTCAGAGTTATCCCGCAGATCATAGGTCATGGTTTTGAATCATTTAGCTTAACTTTCTGGCAGACTACAGGGAAGACAGACTTAGTTGAAACGGCTAAACGTGTCTCGGAATTGGCTGCAGAACATGATTTTATTATTTCTTCTGTCGGTATCTTCGGCAATCCACTCACGAATACAGGTGACAACTCGGATACGCTAGCTAGCTGGGAGCAGTTGATTGATCATGCCCATTTATTTGGGACAGATATGGTGTCAGGCTTTACCGGTCGGATTCCTGGTGTATCTATCGATGAGTCAATTCCAAAGTTTACTGAGGTATTTGGTGAGTTGACCAAAAGAGCCGCGGATCGCGGACTGCGCATCGCCTTTGAGAATTGCTCTATGGACGGAAACTGGCAAACCGGAGACTGGAATATTGCCCACAATCCAATGGCTTGGGAAAAAATGTTCAACGCCGTACCGGCCGAAAACCTCGGCCTGGAGTGGGAACCTTGCCATCAGATGGTCGCGCTGATTGATCCGATCCCACAGCTGCGCAAATGGATGGATAAAGTGTTCCATGTCCATGGCAAAGATGCCACTATAGCTTGGGATATTATAAAAGAATACGGTATCCATGGTCCGAAGCCGTATGTGTGGCACCGGACACCAGGGTTTGGAGATACGAACTGGTCAGATGTAATTACAATTTTACGTCAGGCAGGTTATAAGGGCACCATTGATATCGAAGGCTGGCATGACCCCGTCTATCGGGATGAGCTGGAGATGACCGGACAAGTTCATGCGCTGAATTATTTGAAGCAATGCCGTGGTGGCAGCTTCGTGCCGAATCCGGCTTAA
- a CDS encoding AraC family transcriptional regulator produces the protein MTYPKELKEYPQLEEKTYPFRLFFNDCKKVKAAQNILFLHWHEHFEIILMQQGSAIFHVDSQPYEANPGDVIFVPSGGLHVGYSLWDEHVRYVSIVFNASLFKDWNQDPQHEQFVAPYLDNRYQFPVKPAEQVPACSAYFSLLYTMIEEVHTKGPAFQLVIKNQLHLLFTLMSRTFLPQQLSTRANERQSFNRERFKPLLEYLDGHFEDKMTIDNAAKSVNLNPYHFCKTFKKLTGRTFIDYVNLCRVNEAERLLLETDFTVTEIAGRVGCDNPNYFTKLFKQYKGRTPSSLRK, from the coding sequence GTGACTTATCCGAAAGAGCTTAAAGAATATCCTCAGCTGGAGGAGAAAACGTATCCGTTTCGCCTGTTTTTTAATGATTGCAAGAAGGTAAAGGCCGCCCAGAACATCCTATTTCTACACTGGCATGAGCACTTCGAGATTATACTCATGCAGCAGGGCAGCGCAATATTCCATGTGGACAGTCAACCGTATGAGGCAAATCCCGGAGACGTGATCTTCGTGCCTTCGGGCGGATTGCATGTTGGATATAGTCTGTGGGACGAGCATGTTCGTTACGTATCTATCGTGTTCAATGCCTCCTTGTTCAAGGATTGGAATCAAGATCCGCAGCATGAACAATTCGTTGCACCCTATCTAGACAACCGTTATCAGTTCCCGGTCAAGCCTGCAGAACAAGTACCCGCGTGCTCCGCCTATTTTTCACTCCTGTACACTATGATAGAGGAAGTACATACCAAAGGTCCGGCCTTCCAGCTGGTGATCAAAAATCAACTACATCTACTCTTCACGCTGATGTCTAGAACCTTTTTGCCGCAGCAGTTATCTACTCGAGCTAATGAACGCCAATCGTTCAATCGCGAACGTTTCAAGCCACTGCTGGAATATCTAGATGGGCATTTTGAAGATAAAATGACGATCGACAACGCTGCGAAATCCGTCAATCTTAATCCGTACCACTTCTGCAAAACCTTCAAAAAGCTAACTGGACGAACCTTCATAGATTATGTGAACCTGTGCCGGGTAAATGAAGCCGAGCGGCTGCTGCTAGAAACTGACTTTACCGTGACAGAAATTGCCGGCAGAGTGGGCTGCGATAATCCCAACTACTTCACCAAGCTGTTCAAGCAATATAAAGGGCGGACCCCCTCTAGTTTACGTAAATAA